A section of the Acidobacteriota bacterium genome encodes:
- a CDS encoding alpha/beta fold hydrolase — translation MRGVIWDLAEEGYLAVAADYMRKIKGDYKRSLFAWHCEKDVTAALEIVEREPLVDRERIATLGFSQGGVFSLLIAAAVPEKVKTVVAYYPVTDFEHWLYDYRRTNPMQRAVFRIIRWYFRKESGARTEEEFRVKLKNASPLHHLNKIKASVLLIHGELDRSAPVDESRRLYERLREAGIDTELTVIPGAGHVFNFKDPQQATTAWDATLRWLYHHTRQ, via the coding sequence ATGCGTGGCGTTATCTGGGATCTGGCGGAAGAAGGATATCTTGCCGTTGCTGCGGATTATATGAGAAAGATCAAGGGGGATTACAAGCGAAGCCTTTTTGCCTGGCACTGTGAGAAAGACGTTACTGCGGCGCTGGAGATCGTCGAGAGGGAGCCGCTGGTGGACAGGGAGCGGATCGCGACACTTGGCTTCTCACAGGGGGGTGTCTTCAGTTTGTTGATCGCAGCTGCCGTGCCCGAGAAGGTTAAAACGGTCGTTGCCTACTACCCCGTGACTGATTTCGAACACTGGTTGTACGATTATAGAAGAACCAATCCGATGCAAAGAGCGGTCTTCCGGATCATTCGCTGGTATTTCAGGAAGGAATCGGGGGCAAGGACGGAAGAGGAGTTCAGGGTGAAGTTGAAAAATGCTTCCCCGCTGCATCATCTCAACAAGATCAAGGCTTCCGTCCTTCTCATCCACGGTGAGCTCGACAGGTCCGCGCCCGTAGATGAATCCAGGCGGCTGTATGAGAGGCTGCGTGAAGCGGGAATTGATACTGAGCTTACTGTCATTCCGGGAGCCGGGCATGTCTTCAATTTCAAGGATCCGCAGCAGGCTACGACTGCCTGGGATGCCACCCTCCGCTGGCTCTATCATCATACGCGTCAATGA
- the tdh gene encoding L-threonine 3-dehydrogenase, producing MAEKMMAVWKKERAPGASVADADVPKIKPDEVLVKVKATSICGTDAHIYAWDEWSQGRIKPPMIFGHECGGEVVEVGSLVKGVKVGDHVSAETHIPCGICFQCRTGNQHICKDLKILGVDTNGAFAEYIAIPSSVLWINDKSLPWEIATIQEPFGNATYTVMESQVGGKIIAIIGDGPIAAFTNGVAKAVGACKIYAIGKYDVRLNIIKKMGADVLIKVTDTDPVKFIMDDTNGVGVDVILDMVGNQQAIDWGFKLVKKAGTYTAFGIPPSIPKLDLAAGVVFKGSKIIGINGRKMWETWYQVANLLNNKMVDPTPVITHKFPLKDFIKAMETMKAADRLASKVVLLPEA from the coding sequence ATGGCTGAGAAGATGATGGCTGTTTGGAAAAAGGAACGGGCTCCGGGAGCGAGCGTCGCCGATGCTGATGTTCCAAAGATCAAACCGGATGAAGTTCTGGTCAAGGTTAAAGCGACTTCGATCTGTGGCACTGATGCTCACATCTATGCCTGGGATGAGTGGTCGCAGGGAAGAATAAAGCCGCCGATGATCTTCGGTCATGAGTGTGGTGGAGAGGTCGTCGAGGTTGGAAGCCTGGTGAAGGGGGTCAAAGTGGGTGATCATGTTTCCGCTGAAACCCACATCCCATGCGGTATCTGCTTCCAGTGCCGCACAGGGAACCAGCACATCTGCAAGGACTTGAAGATCCTTGGGGTTGATACGAACGGTGCCTTTGCGGAATACATCGCGATTCCTTCTTCTGTCCTCTGGATCAATGACAAAAGCCTTCCCTGGGAGATAGCGACCATTCAGGAACCATTCGGTAATGCCACATACACCGTCATGGAGAGCCAGGTAGGTGGAAAGATCATCGCCATCATCGGCGATGGCCCCATCGCTGCCTTTACAAACGGTGTTGCCAAGGCGGTGGGAGCCTGCAAGATCTACGCGATAGGGAAGTACGATGTCCGCCTGAACATCATAAAGAAAATGGGCGCAGATGTTCTCATCAAGGTCACGGATACCGACCCGGTCAAGTTCATTATGGACGACACGAACGGCGTCGGCGTTGATGTCATCCTCGACATGGTTGGGAACCAGCAGGCGATCGATTGGGGCTTCAAGTTGGTCAAGAAAGCCGGGACCTATACTGCCTTCGGCATCCCGCCGAGCATCCCGAAGCTCGACCTGGCTGCCGGTGTTGTCTTCAAAGGATCGAAGATCATTGGAATAAACGGCAGGAAGATGTGGGAGACCTGGTATCAGGTGGCGAACCTTCTGAACAACAAGATGGTCGATCCGACACCGGTCATCACGCATAAGTTCCCGTTGAAGGATTTCATCAAGGCGATGGAAACGATGAAAGCGGCCGACAGACTTGCAAGCAAAGTAGTCCTGCTGCCAGAAGCTTAA
- the kbl gene encoding glycine C-acetyltransferase encodes MYGKIRDFLQRELVDIRNAGLYKEERIIITPQGADIKVRGGKEVINFCANNYLGLAAHPRIMEAARRGLEKYGYGMSSVRFICGTQDIHKELEQQVASFLKMDDAILYSSCFDANGGLFETLMKEEDAIITDALNHASIIDGIRLSKAKRYIFAHNDMNDLEAKLKEAKDARFKIICTDGAFSMDGDIAKIDIICNIAENYDALVMIDDSHCTGFIGKTGRGTHEYRNVMERVDIITSTLGKAMGGASGGFTAGKAEIIDLLRNRSRPYLFSNTLAPPIVFTAIEAFKMLKETTELRDRLERSTKYFRQKMMEAGFNILPGDHPIVPIMLGDAKLAVDFARDMLDEGIYVIGFSYPVVPKGQARIRVQISAVHTQEHLDKAIAAFTKIGRKYKVIT; translated from the coding sequence ATGTATGGAAAGATAAGAGATTTTCTTCAGAGGGAACTGGTGGATATCAGGAACGCCGGACTCTACAAGGAAGAGAGGATCATCATAACTCCCCAGGGGGCTGACATCAAGGTCAGAGGGGGCAAAGAGGTCATCAACTTCTGCGCCAACAACTACCTTGGTCTTGCCGCTCATCCCAGGATCATGGAAGCAGCGAGGCGAGGCCTCGAGAAATACGGCTACGGGATGTCCTCTGTGAGGTTCATCTGTGGAACACAGGACATCCATAAAGAGCTTGAGCAACAGGTAGCCTCCTTCCTGAAGATGGATGATGCCATCCTGTACTCTTCCTGCTTTGATGCGAATGGCGGGCTTTTCGAGACGCTGATGAAGGAGGAAGATGCCATCATCACCGATGCCCTGAACCATGCAAGCATCATCGATGGGATCAGGCTCTCCAAGGCGAAGAGGTACATCTTTGCGCACAACGATATGAATGATCTGGAGGCAAAGCTGAAAGAGGCGAAGGATGCCCGATTCAAGATCATATGCACCGATGGAGCATTCAGCATGGATGGTGATATCGCAAAGATCGATATCATCTGCAACATCGCCGAGAACTACGATGCCCTCGTTATGATCGATGATAGCCACTGCACCGGTTTCATCGGGAAGACGGGAAGAGGCACGCACGAATATCGCAACGTGATGGAACGGGTAGATATCATCACGAGCACGCTCGGGAAAGCCATGGGAGGGGCTTCGGGCGGATTCACTGCTGGCAAGGCTGAGATCATCGACCTGCTGAGGAACCGTTCCAGGCCATACCTCTTCTCCAATACCCTTGCGCCGCCCATCGTCTTCACTGCCATCGAAGCTTTCAAGATGCTGAAGGAAACTACGGAGCTAAGGGACAGGCTGGAGAGAAGTACGAAATACTTCCGGCAGAAGATGATGGAAGCCGGGTTCAACATTCTGCCAGGTGATCATCCTATCGTTCCGATTATGCTCGGCGATGCAAAGCTGGCTGTTGATTTTGCTAGAGACATGCTCGACGAGGGGATCTATGTGATTGGCTTCTCTTATCCGGTCGTTCCGAAAGGGCAGGCAAGAATCAGGGTGCAGATCTCGGCAGTCCACACGCAGGAGCATCTCGACAAGGCAATTGCCGCTTTCACCAAAATTGGCCGCAAGTACAAAGTCATCACCTAG
- the recG gene encoding ATP-dependent DNA helicase RecG, translating into MIPSQKLKVELSPATSLQHVKGVGSKTAEEFKKAGYSTVEELLYYLPFRYEDRRSFVRLIDLKPGMKVPILGRILSTTFKRIYRGRLTIFEALIDDGTASIKVIWFNQPYLRNIIKEGRTAIFYGKTNISRYGARTLQIENPEFEFITESDKETIHSGRIVPIYQRIGKMSTKKIRNVIYEILGKIRWQIPEILPLSIIDRYSLLPRYDSLRGVHFPPGDVPLDDLNMSKTSFHRRLIFEEFFFLQLGLAMRRKAVHQEVRGIKYSVTDELRRKLASIIPFRLTEAQRRALKEIGEDLKSSHPMNRLLQGDVGCGKTIVALLGMIVAVENGYQAALMAPTEILSEQHYFNVKRLTEKTGLRVELLTSSIKGRERSKILSDVASGRSQIIIGTHALIQEGVQFKKLGLAIIDEQHRFGVLQRSNLIEKGLRPDTLIMTATPIPRSLALTVYGDLDISIIDQLPPGRTPIKTFVRDERAREKIYDFVRSEVRKGRQAYIVYPIIDESEKLDLRAAKKMWEQLSRTTFREFTVGLMHGRLKPEEKEKVMSDFAGGATNILVSTTVIEVGIDIKNATIMIIEHAERYGLSQLHQLRGRVGRGGGNSYCILLVGGTVSEEAMKRLEVMESSVDGFYIAEKDLEIRGPGEFMGTKQSGIPDLRVGNIVRDQLYMKAAREEAFSYIERASEKEDENYRKIMYHLNKRWGAKLGLITVG; encoded by the coding sequence ATGATTCCATCCCAGAAGCTGAAAGTGGAGCTCAGCCCCGCGACGTCCCTCCAGCACGTCAAGGGAGTGGGATCAAAGACAGCGGAGGAATTTAAGAAAGCCGGATACTCGACCGTTGAAGAGCTCCTCTATTACCTCCCGTTTCGCTATGAGGACCGAAGGAGTTTTGTGAGGCTCATCGACCTCAAGCCGGGAATGAAGGTCCCCATCCTTGGCAGGATACTCAGCACAACATTCAAGAGGATATATAGGGGGAGACTTACCATCTTTGAGGCTCTCATCGATGATGGGACCGCATCGATCAAAGTCATCTGGTTCAATCAACCCTACCTTAGAAATATCATAAAAGAGGGGAGAACGGCCATTTTCTATGGGAAGACGAATATCAGCAGGTATGGCGCCCGGACTCTCCAGATAGAGAACCCCGAGTTCGAGTTCATAACGGAATCGGATAAGGAGACAATCCATTCCGGACGGATCGTCCCAATCTACCAGCGAATAGGGAAAATGTCCACGAAGAAGATCCGCAACGTTATCTATGAGATCCTTGGAAAAATCAGGTGGCAGATCCCTGAAATCCTCCCCCTCTCTATCATCGATAGATATTCTCTCCTCCCCCGGTACGATTCTCTCAGGGGAGTCCATTTCCCGCCCGGGGACGTGCCGCTCGATGATCTGAACATGTCGAAGACGTCATTTCACAGGAGGTTGATCTTCGAGGAATTCTTCTTCTTGCAGCTGGGACTTGCCATGAGGCGGAAAGCAGTCCATCAGGAGGTAAGGGGAATCAAGTACTCCGTCACAGACGAGCTGAGGAGAAAGCTTGCATCCATCATCCCGTTCAGGCTGACCGAAGCCCAGAGGCGTGCGCTCAAGGAGATCGGCGAGGATCTAAAATCGAGCCATCCGATGAATCGACTCCTTCAGGGGGACGTCGGCTGCGGGAAGACAATCGTGGCACTTCTCGGCATGATAGTAGCCGTTGAGAACGGTTATCAGGCTGCGCTGATGGCTCCAACTGAGATCCTGTCAGAACAGCATTATTTCAATGTCAAGAGGTTGACGGAGAAAACAGGCCTCAGAGTGGAGCTCCTGACGAGTTCTATCAAGGGCAGGGAAAGAAGCAAGATTTTATCCGACGTTGCATCGGGGAGAAGCCAGATCATCATCGGGACTCACGCCCTGATCCAGGAAGGCGTTCAATTCAAGAAACTGGGGCTTGCCATCATCGATGAACAGCATCGTTTCGGAGTCCTTCAGAGAAGCAACCTGATTGAGAAAGGGCTGAGACCAGACACGTTAATAATGACCGCGACTCCCATCCCTAGGTCACTCGCACTGACGGTCTATGGCGACCTGGACATATCGATAATTGACCAGCTTCCGCCGGGCCGAACACCCATCAAAACGTTTGTGAGAGACGAGAGAGCGAGAGAGAAGATCTACGATTTCGTGAGGAGCGAGGTCAGAAAAGGACGGCAGGCCTACATCGTCTATCCAATCATCGATGAATCTGAAAAGCTGGATCTAAGAGCGGCCAAAAAGATGTGGGAGCAACTGAGCAGGACGACCTTCAGGGAATTCACGGTGGGGTTGATGCACGGAAGGCTCAAGCCGGAGGAGAAGGAAAAAGTAATGTCTGATTTTGCCGGAGGAGCGACAAACATCCTCGTTTCGACAACCGTCATCGAGGTGGGGATCGACATCAAGAACGCGACAATCATGATCATCGAGCATGCTGAAAGATACGGGCTTTCGCAGCTCCACCAGTTGAGAGGGAGAGTTGGAAGAGGAGGAGGAAATTCATACTGCATACTTCTTGTCGGGGGAACGGTATCCGAAGAGGCGATGAAGAGGCTCGAGGTGATGGAAAGCTCAGTGGATGGATTCTACATCGCGGAGAAAGATCTCGAGATCAGGGGCCCCGGAGAATTCATGGGAACTAAGCAATCGGGAATTCCTGACCTGAGGGTTGGAAACATCGTTCGGGACCAGTTATACATGAAGGCGGCGAGGGAAGAGGCCTTTTCTTATATTGAGAGAGCCAGTGAAAAAGAGGATGAGAATTACAGAAAGATTATGTATCATCTTAACAAGAGATGGGGTGCGAAGCTCGGCCTCATCACCGTTGGCTGA
- a CDS encoding adenosylcobalamin-dependent ribonucleoside-diphosphate reductase, whose protein sequence is MELTANAMKILRERYLLKSFDGTIKETPEAMIRRVAHVVAQAEKNYTDAEPAKWEEEFFRMMESLEFLPNSPTLMNAGNPIGQLSACFVLPVPDSLEGIFQAIRNMALVQQTGGGTGFSFSELRPSDDIVSTTGGFASGPVSFMRVFDSATESIKQGGRRRGANMGVLRINHPDIVDFILCKMEPGTFSNFNISVAVSDSFIEAYRKGVEIPLVNPRTGKEDRRIDARYLFDLLCRAAWETGDPGIIFLDRVNRDNPTPALGMIEATNPCGEVPLLSYESCNLASINLSRMLKVKKKERIFDFERFGKIVEKGVRFLDDVIDVNRFPLEEISQATLGNRKIGLGIMGFADLLIQLGIPYDSTEALKIAEKIISFMRKRALEASVSLAEKRKPFPNYPHSIFKAKKVKVRNACRLSIAPTGTISLIAATSSGIEPLFAVAHIRKHVLGGKEFLEVNPLFVEALKSRKIYSEFLMEEIARKGSVRGIKGVPDDLKKLFVTALDIPPMRHLKMQAVFQKHVDSGVAKTVNMKHSALIDHVKQVYLIANKLDLKGVTIYRYGSKQSQVLNLGIPEKFSIEHLLRCDPDTCLID, encoded by the coding sequence ATGGAGTTGACGGCGAATGCGATGAAGATCCTTCGAGAGCGGTATCTCCTGAAAAGTTTCGATGGCACGATCAAGGAAACGCCGGAAGCGATGATCAGGCGCGTGGCCCACGTCGTAGCTCAGGCTGAAAAGAACTATACCGACGCCGAGCCCGCGAAATGGGAGGAGGAATTTTTCAGGATGATGGAGTCACTCGAGTTCCTTCCCAATTCTCCTACATTGATGAATGCTGGAAATCCCATTGGACAGCTCTCCGCCTGTTTCGTCCTTCCAGTGCCCGATTCCCTCGAAGGGATCTTTCAAGCCATTCGGAACATGGCACTCGTCCAGCAAACGGGCGGAGGAACAGGATTTTCTTTCTCGGAGCTCAGACCCTCTGATGACATAGTCTCCACGACAGGAGGTTTTGCATCTGGACCAGTCTCGTTCATGCGCGTCTTCGACAGCGCCACAGAGAGCATCAAGCAGGGGGGCAGGAGACGTGGTGCCAATATGGGGGTGTTGAGGATAAACCATCCCGACATCGTGGATTTCATCCTCTGCAAGATGGAACCGGGTACCTTCTCGAACTTCAATATTTCCGTTGCCGTTTCCGATTCTTTCATCGAAGCTTACAGGAAAGGCGTGGAGATCCCTCTCGTAAATCCCAGGACTGGCAAAGAAGATAGAAGGATCGATGCCCGCTATCTTTTCGATCTGCTCTGCAGGGCAGCCTGGGAGACGGGAGACCCCGGGATAATCTTCCTGGATCGAGTGAATAGGGACAACCCAACCCCGGCTCTCGGAATGATCGAAGCGACCAATCCCTGTGGCGAGGTCCCGCTTCTTTCCTATGAATCGTGTAATCTTGCCTCCATTAATCTTTCCAGGATGCTGAAGGTTAAGAAGAAGGAACGCATATTCGATTTCGAAAGGTTCGGGAAGATAGTTGAAAAAGGAGTCCGTTTCCTTGACGACGTAATCGATGTCAACAGATTCCCTCTCGAGGAGATATCGCAAGCAACACTAGGCAACAGGAAGATCGGTCTTGGCATCATGGGATTTGCTGACCTTCTCATCCAGCTTGGCATCCCCTATGATTCCACGGAGGCTCTCAAGATCGCTGAGAAGATCATAAGTTTCATGAGGAAGAGGGCACTGGAAGCTTCGGTGAGTCTGGCGGAAAAACGGAAACCATTCCCAAACTATCCGCACAGCATATTCAAGGCAAAAAAAGTCAAGGTTAGGAATGCTTGCAGGCTCTCCATAGCCCCGACTGGAACGATCAGTCTGATCGCCGCAACTTCTTCAGGGATTGAGCCGCTCTTTGCAGTTGCGCATATCCGGAAACATGTGCTCGGCGGAAAGGAGTTCCTTGAAGTGAACCCGCTGTTCGTGGAGGCGCTGAAGTCGAGGAAGATCTATTCCGAATTCCTGATGGAGGAGATAGCACGGAAGGGAAGCGTGAGAGGGATAAAGGGTGTTCCCGATGATCTGAAGAAGCTCTTCGTTACAGCTCTCGATATCCCACCCATGAGACACCTTAAGATGCAGGCTGTCTTCCAGAAGCACGTGGACAGCGGCGTTGCGAAGACGGTCAACATGAAGCACTCGGCCCTCATCGACCACGTCAAGCAAGTCTACCTCATTGCCAACAAGCTGGATCTTAAGGGAGTCACAATTTACCGGTATGGGAGCAAGCAGAGTCAGGTCCTGAACCTGGGGATTCCTGAGAAGTTCAGCATCGAGCATCTTCTCCGCTGTGATCCCGATACCTGCCTCATCGATTAA